The Cyclobacteriaceae bacterium genome includes a region encoding these proteins:
- a CDS encoding nuclear transport factor 2 family protein codes for MKKVSLIVILSLGIITAFAQTSQELSILELSKRKFDWLLNKQYDSLVKVLDDKVQYIHSNGWIQSKDEVVNDLKSGKLVYQKVEVKDSKVRLYSNSAIVTGLGRFEGVTNGTAFAMDLRYTEVYVKSGNLWKLASRHANKMP; via the coding sequence ATGAAGAAAGTTTCGTTGATTGTAATTCTCTCGCTGGGAATTATTACAGCTTTTGCTCAGACTTCTCAGGAGCTGAGTATCCTGGAATTGTCCAAAAGGAAATTTGACTGGCTACTCAACAAGCAGTATGATTCACTTGTAAAAGTTCTGGATGATAAAGTTCAGTACATTCATTCCAATGGCTGGATTCAAAGTAAGGATGAGGTAGTGAATGATCTTAAGAGTGGTAAACTTGTATATCAAAAAGTGGAAGTGAAAGATTCCAAAGTGAGATTGTATTCCAACTCAGCGATTGTTACCGGCCTTGGAAGATTTGAAGGAGTTACTAATGGAACTGCTTTTGCGATGGATCTCCGCTATACTGAGGTTTATGTCAAAAGCGGAAACCTTTGGAAACTTGCTTCCCGTCACGCCAACAAAATGCCGTAA
- a CDS encoding fatty acid desaturase, with amino-acid sequence MAQTTEFRFSSGPEPHRGRTHEIMKKHPQIKKLMGKNPGTILAILGLVGGMVGGAYLVRDASWWIVVAAAYIGGAFANHALFVMIHECTHNLLFKKKGMNLAAAIVANLPHMFPSAISFVRYHIKHHSFQGVHELDGDLPDYWEAKLINSSFFGKALWLLFFPIFQAIRTFRLKEIKPVDGWIVANWIVQIAFNVAIWVFFGPKAFFFLLFSFFFSVGLHPLGARWIQEHYLTLDEKQETYSYYGPLNAVAFNVGFHNEHHDFPSIPWNKLPELKNQAPEYYDSLKSHNSWTKLFFRFLFDKNISLYMRILRQERGKVALTDESKPDAELVLEGVER; translated from the coding sequence ATGGCCCAAACAACTGAATTCCGCTTCTCTTCCGGCCCTGAGCCGCATCGTGGACGCACTCATGAGATCATGAAAAAGCATCCTCAGATCAAAAAACTGATGGGTAAAAATCCAGGCACTATCCTGGCGATCCTGGGCCTTGTTGGCGGAATGGTCGGTGGAGCTTATCTCGTGAGGGACGCTTCGTGGTGGATTGTGGTAGCCGCAGCATACATTGGTGGGGCATTTGCAAATCATGCATTATTTGTAATGATCCACGAATGCACTCATAACTTGTTATTTAAAAAGAAGGGAATGAACCTTGCAGCGGCGATTGTTGCAAACCTTCCTCACATGTTTCCAAGTGCTATTTCTTTTGTGCGCTACCATATCAAGCACCATTCATTTCAAGGTGTTCATGAATTAGACGGAGATCTTCCTGATTATTGGGAAGCGAAACTCATAAACAGTTCCTTTTTTGGAAAAGCACTCTGGCTTTTATTCTTTCCGATATTTCAGGCGATCCGTACATTCCGTTTGAAAGAGATCAAGCCTGTGGATGGATGGATCGTTGCAAACTGGATAGTTCAAATTGCATTTAATGTTGCTATCTGGGTATTCTTCGGACCAAAAGCATTCTTCTTTTTATTATTTAGCTTCTTCTTCTCCGTAGGTCTTCATCCTCTGGGGGCTCGCTGGATTCAGGAACATTACCTGACCTTGGATGAGAAACAGGAAACATATAGTTATTATGGTCCTCTGAATGCTGTAGCTTTTAACGTAGGATTTCATAACGAACATCATGATTTTCCTTCCATTCCTTGGAATAAATTGCCTGAACTGAAAAATCAAGCTCCTGAATATTATGATTCATTAAAGTCTCATAACTCCTGGACCAAACTGTTTTTCCGTTTCCTTTTTGACAAGAACATATCTCTGTACATGCGGATACTTCGCCAGGAGCGCGGCAAAGTTGCCCTAACAGATGAATCGAAACCGGATGCTGAGCTTGTGCTCGAAGGTGTAGAACGCTGA
- a CDS encoding aminotransferase class I/II-fold pyridoxal phosphate-dependent enzyme, giving the protein MIKTADRIANVEEYYFSKKLAEVRLLDTPELRVINLGIGSPDLAPSGDTIEALTQSAQNPSHHGYQNYKGIPALRQGIATLYNNVYGVSLDAESGILPLMGSKEGIMHIAMAFVNEGDEILIPDPGYPTYSSVGKLVGAKIRTYEMKESLDWGVDIESLKNQDLSKVKIMWVNFPHMPTGHVASRDEMKALVDLARKNQFLIVNDNPYSRILNDAPLSILSIEGAEEVALELNSLSKSHNMAGWRIGWVAGKKEFIDAVLRVKSNMDSGMFLGLQQAAVEALKNGEQWFKELNKVYRERSVAAKNIMKELECTYSEKQSGLFIWAKAPDHIKEVEKWIDDILYGTKIFITPGFIFGEAGRRHIRISLCAPVEKMNEALLRITNWKKQDSKQSTLHPKAIA; this is encoded by the coding sequence ATGATCAAAACAGCAGACAGAATAGCAAACGTTGAGGAATACTATTTTAGCAAAAAACTTGCTGAGGTTCGGTTACTTGATACTCCTGAACTCCGTGTCATTAATCTTGGTATCGGAAGTCCTGATCTTGCACCATCCGGCGATACAATTGAGGCGTTAACTCAATCTGCTCAAAATCCTTCCCATCACGGCTACCAGAACTACAAAGGTATTCCTGCTCTTCGTCAGGGGATCGCGACACTATATAATAATGTGTACGGTGTCTCCCTTGATGCGGAATCGGGTATTTTACCTCTCATGGGCTCAAAGGAGGGAATCATGCATATTGCTATGGCATTTGTGAATGAAGGAGATGAGATTCTGATTCCTGACCCTGGTTATCCTACTTATTCATCTGTTGGCAAACTTGTAGGGGCAAAAATCAGAACTTATGAGATGAAAGAATCTTTGGATTGGGGCGTTGATATCGAATCATTGAAGAACCAGGATCTTTCAAAGGTGAAGATTATGTGGGTAAATTTTCCTCACATGCCAACGGGCCATGTTGCATCCCGCGATGAAATGAAAGCACTGGTTGACTTGGCAAGAAAGAATCAATTCCTGATTGTAAACGATAACCCATATAGTCGAATTCTTAATGATGCTCCTTTAAGCATTCTTTCCATTGAAGGAGCTGAGGAAGTGGCGCTGGAATTAAATTCTTTGAGCAAATCTCATAACATGGCCGGCTGGCGTATAGGATGGGTAGCTGGTAAAAAAGAATTTATTGATGCCGTCCTGCGTGTGAAGAGCAACATGGACTCAGGAATGTTCCTTGGACTACAGCAAGCCGCAGTGGAAGCATTGAAAAACGGCGAGCAATGGTTTAAAGAGCTCAACAAGGTTTATCGTGAGCGGAGTGTTGCTGCAAAAAATATTATGAAAGAACTGGAATGTACCTATTCAGAAAAACAATCCGGTTTATTCATCTGGGCCAAAGCTCCTGATCATATTAAAGAAGTTGAAAAGTGGATCGATGATATTCTCTATGGAACGAAAATTTTTATTACTCCTGGATTTATTTTCGGAGAAGCAGGCCGCAGGCACATTCGCATTTCTCTTTGTGCTCCTGTAGAAAAAATGAACGAAGCACTTTTGCGCATTACGAACTGGAAAAAACAGGATTCAAAACAATCAACTCTTCACCCGAAAGCGATAGCATGA
- a CDS encoding prephenate dehydrogenase, with protein sequence MKITIVGLGLIGGSIGLDLRKAGLATELVGVDLNEENGKKAIELGLVDRIDHEDRSIAQADIIILAIPVNIMNALLPQVLDVIKKGAVVIDTGSTKSLICRSVSNHVNRQQFVAAHPIAGTENSGPEAAFRGLFADKTNIICERDKSSDVSLSIAEKIFEALGMKTIFMDPDEHDRHVAYVSHLSHVSSFLLSQTVLDIEKDEKNIFNLAGSGLTSTVRLAKSSPDMWAPIFEQNAEYLGQAISEYIMHLQRFHYQLMKRNTKELYRVMKEANKIRKVLDAGLPEAKPKETEDKTIIHS encoded by the coding sequence ATGAAAATTACAATTGTTGGTCTTGGCTTGATTGGTGGTTCTATCGGACTTGATTTGCGAAAAGCAGGTCTTGCCACAGAGCTTGTTGGTGTGGATCTGAATGAGGAGAATGGAAAAAAAGCGATAGAGCTCGGTCTTGTTGATCGCATTGACCATGAAGATCGGTCAATCGCACAAGCGGATATTATTATTCTCGCAATTCCCGTAAACATTATGAATGCGCTGTTGCCGCAGGTGTTGGATGTTATTAAAAAGGGAGCAGTCGTGATTGATACCGGTTCCACAAAATCATTGATATGTCGTTCCGTAAGTAATCATGTTAATCGCCAGCAGTTTGTTGCAGCACACCCGATCGCAGGAACTGAAAACTCAGGTCCTGAAGCGGCATTCAGAGGCTTGTTTGCTGACAAGACGAATATCATCTGTGAACGTGATAAATCTTCTGACGTATCTCTCTCGATCGCTGAGAAGATATTTGAAGCATTGGGAATGAAAACAATTTTCATGGATCCGGATGAACATGATCGCCATGTTGCGTACGTTTCACATCTATCACACGTTAGTTCATTTTTACTAAGCCAGACAGTGCTCGATATTGAAAAAGACGAGAAAAACATTTTCAACCTTGCGGGAAGCGGGTTGACTTCAACTGTTCGTCTTGCGAAAAGCTCTCCGGATATGTGGGCACCGATTTTTGAGCAAAATGCTGAATATCTCGGTCAGGCAATATCAGAGTATATTATGCATCTTCAGCGTTTCCATTATCAGCTTATGAAGCGGAACACAAAAGAGCTTTATCGTGTTATGAAAGAGGCAAATAAGATCCGAAAGGTTTTAGATGCCGGGCTTCCTGAAGCAAAACCAAAAGAAACAGAAGATAAAACCATCATTCATTCCTAG
- a CDS encoding SET domain-containing protein, producing the protein MALQEKNLYTKRSQLPGAGKGLFTRVFIPKGTRIVEYKGEVLTWKEAEKMPEDRNGYVFFFTNNYVIDAWKHKGFAHFANDAKGIARVEGLKNNSEYETEKKRCFIVATRDIPARSEILVGYGGEYWQAIRYNVRIEAERIAKEGKKSKSLLPHEILKKSKKKKMKK; encoded by the coding sequence ATGGCTCTTCAGGAAAAGAATTTATATACCAAACGTTCTCAGTTGCCAGGCGCCGGAAAAGGGTTGTTTACAAGAGTATTTATTCCAAAAGGAACCAGGATTGTTGAATACAAAGGAGAAGTTCTTACCTGGAAGGAAGCTGAAAAGATGCCTGAGGATCGTAACGGCTACGTTTTCTTCTTCACCAATAACTATGTTATCGATGCATGGAAGCACAAAGGCTTTGCTCATTTTGCCAATGACGCAAAAGGAATTGCTCGCGTGGAAGGTTTGAAAAACAATTCAGAATACGAAACTGAGAAGAAACGATGCTTTATTGTTGCCACGCGTGATATCCCGGCCCGATCAGAGATCCTTGTTGGTTACGGTGGCGAATACTGGCAGGCCATCCGTTACAATGTCAGGATTGAGGCAGAGAGAATTGCCAAAGAAGGAAAGAAATCAAAATCTTTATTGCCTCACGAAATCCTCAAAAAGAGCAAGAAGAAGAAAATGAAAAAGTGA
- a CDS encoding prephenate dehydratase: MKKKKLRIAIQGIATSFHEVAALTHFQSPIDTVECLSFHALCETLKHDQADYAVMAIENSIAGSILPNYFLLQEYHFAIVGELYLPIHMHLLALPGVKLKDIKSIESHPMAIRQCTEFLNKLEGVEIKESEDTALSAKKVKEKKLRDTAAIANEHAAKKFGLQILEKRIETHKKNFTRFLILTKKNTEITDSNKASLWFEVPNEAGSLANVLTSFKDNSINLTKIQSIPIIGKPREYSIHVDVEWKKKKNYDLALNQVLRQTRNLSVLGEYKKADIKF, translated from the coding sequence ATGAAGAAGAAGAAATTAAGAATTGCGATCCAGGGTATAGCCACCAGCTTTCATGAGGTGGCTGCATTGACGCATTTCCAAAGTCCTATCGATACGGTGGAGTGTCTTTCGTTTCATGCACTTTGTGAAACTTTGAAACACGATCAGGCAGACTACGCCGTCATGGCCATAGAAAATTCCATTGCAGGAAGCATCCTTCCAAATTATTTCCTTTTGCAGGAATATCATTTCGCTATTGTTGGCGAATTGTATCTCCCTATTCACATGCATTTACTTGCCCTTCCTGGTGTTAAGCTAAAAGACATCAAGAGCATTGAATCTCATCCGATGGCCATTCGTCAATGCACAGAGTTTCTTAACAAACTTGAAGGTGTTGAGATCAAAGAGAGTGAGGATACGGCATTGTCAGCAAAAAAAGTAAAGGAGAAAAAACTTAGAGACACGGCAGCCATCGCCAATGAACATGCCGCGAAAAAATTCGGACTTCAAATTCTTGAAAAAAGAATTGAAACGCATAAGAAGAACTTCACCCGTTTTCTGATCCTCACAAAAAAGAATACTGAAATAACTGACAGCAATAAAGCATCTCTTTGGTTTGAGGTACCTAATGAAGCAGGAAGCCTTGCAAATGTGTTAACATCATTCAAGGACAATAGTATCAACCTGACAAAGATCCAGTCGATCCCAATTATTGGAAAGCCTCGCGAATATTCAATTCATGTGGATGTTGAATGGAAGAAAAAGAAAAACTATGATCTGGCACTTAATCAGGTATTGCGTCAGACACGCAACCTGAGTGTGCTGGGTGAGTATAAAAAAGCGGATATAAAATTCTGA
- a CDS encoding bifunctional 3-deoxy-7-phosphoheptulonate synthase/chorismate mutase type II: MQFESITSALKITKPLIISGPCSAETESQMITTARQLAATGKVHALRAGIWKPRTRPGQFEGAGADGLKWLVMAKQETGLPITTEVATAAHVEACLKAGVDILWIGARTTVNPFSVQEIADALQGVDIPVMVKNPVNPDIELWIGAFERLSRAGINKMSAIHRGFSSFEKGPFRNAPMWNLGIELKTRVPGIEMICDPSHIAGNRELIAMVAQKALDLDMAGLMIESHLNPDAAWSDAKQQVTPSVLAKIVDSLVVRTASSDNKTFKDTLSLLREQIDQLDDEIMQKMANRMKVSEKIGQYKRENNVTILQVNRWEEIVQTRAALGKAMGLDEGFTRDLLRLVHHESIQVQTKVMNKTEVKV, translated from the coding sequence ATGCAATTCGAATCAATCACATCAGCACTTAAGATCACGAAACCATTGATCATTAGCGGTCCTTGCAGTGCTGAGACAGAAAGCCAGATGATCACAACTGCCCGCCAGCTTGCGGCTACTGGAAAAGTTCATGCTCTTCGCGCAGGTATATGGAAACCCCGCACCCGCCCCGGCCAGTTTGAAGGAGCAGGAGCAGATGGCTTGAAGTGGCTCGTCATGGCGAAGCAGGAAACAGGATTGCCGATCACAACCGAAGTGGCAACTGCCGCTCACGTTGAAGCCTGCCTCAAAGCCGGCGTGGACATTCTTTGGATCGGTGCCCGCACCACAGTGAATCCATTCTCTGTTCAGGAGATTGCTGATGCGTTGCAAGGTGTTGATATTCCAGTGATGGTTAAAAATCCAGTCAATCCCGATATCGAATTGTGGATTGGTGCATTCGAGCGCCTAAGCCGCGCTGGTATCAATAAAATGTCAGCCATCCATCGTGGATTTTCATCTTTCGAAAAAGGACCTTTCCGTAATGCGCCGATGTGGAATTTGGGAATTGAACTAAAGACCCGCGTTCCCGGAATTGAAATGATTTGCGATCCAAGTCACATCGCTGGAAATCGAGAGTTGATTGCAATGGTCGCTCAGAAAGCACTTGATCTCGATATGGCAGGGTTGATGATTGAAAGTCATCTTAACCCGGATGCAGCGTGGAGTGATGCCAAGCAGCAAGTGACACCATCTGTTCTCGCGAAGATTGTGGATAGCCTTGTTGTTCGTACTGCTTCGTCTGATAATAAGACATTCAAGGATACGTTGAGCCTTCTCCGTGAACAGATTGACCAGCTTGATGACGAGATCATGCAGAAAATGGCCAACAGGATGAAGGTATCTGAAAAGATAGGTCAGTATAAAAGAGAGAATAATGTCACGATTCTTCAGGTTAACCGCTGGGAAGAAATCGTCCAGACCCGTGCCGCCCTTGGAAAGGCAATGGGACTTGATGAAGGATTCACCCGTGACCTGTTGAGATTGGTTCACCATGAATCTATTCAGGTCCAGACCAAAGTGATGAATAAGACCGAAGTGAAAGTGTAA
- a CDS encoding 2-isopropylmalate synthase codes for MSNKIQIFDTTLRDGEQVPGCQLKTEEKVIIARELEAMGVDVIEAGFPISSPGDFLSVVEISKAVNHVTVCGLTRAKKEDIDVAAEALHHAKHGRIHTGIGSSDVHIKHKFRSDRGQVLEQGVWAVEYAKSKGYEVEFYAEDAGRADLEFLAKLTEAVIAAGADVVNIPDTTGYCLPHLYGKRIQYLFENVKNIDKAVISVHCHNDLGLATANTMAGLLNGARQAEVTINGIGERAGNTALEEVAMIIKTHSDLGLHTNIKSERISEMSMLVSSMMRMPVQANKAIVGKNAFAHSSGIHQDGFLKHSENYEIINPADVGVGSSSIVLTARSGRAALKHRAELLGYRYEGEELNSLYENFLLVADEKKLVNDSDLIVLITSLPVLVAK; via the coding sequence ATGAGCAACAAGATCCAGATTTTTGATACGACGCTTCGCGATGGAGAGCAGGTCCCTGGCTGTCAGCTGAAGACAGAAGAGAAGGTGATCATTGCCCGTGAGCTTGAAGCTATGGGAGTGGATGTGATCGAGGCTGGTTTCCCAATATCAAGTCCTGGTGATTTTTTATCAGTAGTTGAAATATCGAAAGCCGTTAATCATGTTACTGTTTGTGGATTGACCCGAGCCAAAAAAGAAGATATCGATGTGGCGGCAGAAGCGTTGCATCACGCTAAGCATGGAAGAATTCATACAGGAATTGGTTCTTCCGATGTTCATATCAAACATAAATTCCGGAGCGATCGAGGACAAGTTCTTGAACAAGGCGTTTGGGCGGTAGAATACGCGAAATCAAAAGGATATGAAGTTGAATTTTATGCTGAGGATGCTGGTCGTGCGGATCTTGAATTTCTGGCGAAGCTGACGGAAGCGGTTATAGCTGCAGGCGCAGATGTCGTTAATATCCCCGATACTACCGGGTATTGCCTTCCTCATCTTTATGGGAAACGAATTCAGTATTTGTTTGAGAACGTAAAAAATATTGATAAAGCGGTGATCTCAGTTCATTGTCACAATGATCTTGGTCTTGCCACAGCAAATACAATGGCGGGCTTACTGAATGGTGCCCGTCAGGCGGAAGTAACAATCAACGGAATTGGTGAACGTGCAGGTAATACCGCGTTGGAAGAAGTTGCTATGATCATTAAAACGCATAGTGACCTTGGTCTTCATACAAATATCAAATCTGAAAGAATTTCTGAAATGAGCATGCTGGTTAGTTCCATGATGCGTATGCCTGTTCAGGCTAATAAGGCGATCGTTGGCAAGAATGCTTTTGCTCATTCATCAGGTATTCATCAGGATGGTTTTCTGAAGCATTCAGAAAATTATGAAATTATAAATCCTGCAGATGTGGGTGTTGGATCTTCCTCTATTGTTTTGACGGCGCGAAGTGGTCGCGCTGCTTTAAAGCACCGTGCTGAATTGCTTGGATATCGATATGAAGGTGAGGAACTAAACTCGCTTTATGAAAACTTCCTGCTGGTGGCTGATGAAAAGAAACTTGTTAATGACTCTGATCTGATAGTTCTCATCACAAGTCTTCCGGTGTTGGTTGCTAAGTGA
- a CDS encoding NAD-dependent epimerase/dehydratase family protein, giving the protein MKKNVLITGAAGMIGSHLTEELLNKGYNVTGIDDLSYGSLINLEPCIHHPNFKFYRVNILDFDSLKILGKDMDTIIHMAAVKKISEKDISLPTLLVNTKGTENVLETAKMWGCKVLFASTSDVYGMSPDLPLNEDGDLLLGPSLIKRWSYAVSKLYGEQLSFGYFHDHKVPIVIIRFFGGFSPRSSFAWSGGHVPIFIRSIMNDEEVIVHGDGLQTRSMGFVSDLVKGTILALESEKAVGEIINIGNDEELSVLETARLIHKITGSKKELKIKFVPMSEVFGKYKDILRRVPDLSKAKRILGYEPSVKLEDAVRLTIQEIQKSKS; this is encoded by the coding sequence ATGAAAAAGAACGTATTAATTACCGGAGCCGCAGGAATGATCGGGTCGCATCTGACCGAAGAACTGCTTAACAAAGGTTATAACGTAACCGGAATTGATGATCTTTCTTACGGAAGCCTTATCAATCTCGAACCCTGCATTCATCATCCTAATTTCAAATTCTACAGAGTCAACATTCTTGATTTCGATTCTCTTAAAATTCTCGGAAAAGATATGGATACCATTATTCATATGGCGGCCGTTAAAAAGATCTCTGAAAAAGATATCAGCCTCCCAACCCTTTTGGTAAATACTAAAGGAACTGAGAATGTTTTGGAGACCGCTAAAATGTGGGGGTGTAAAGTTCTTTTTGCTTCCACATCTGATGTCTATGGAATGTCCCCAGATCTACCGCTCAATGAAGATGGCGATCTCTTACTCGGGCCAAGCCTTATAAAGCGATGGAGCTATGCCGTATCAAAATTATATGGAGAGCAACTTTCATTTGGATATTTTCATGATCATAAAGTTCCGATTGTCATCATCCGTTTTTTTGGAGGGTTCAGTCCAAGGTCAAGTTTTGCCTGGAGTGGCGGGCACGTTCCGATTTTTATTCGTTCGATCATGAATGATGAAGAAGTGATCGTCCATGGAGATGGGCTTCAGACACGTTCTATGGGTTTCGTATCCGATCTGGTAAAAGGCACTATTCTCGCACTTGAAAGTGAGAAAGCAGTTGGGGAGATTATTAATATCGGAAATGATGAAGAACTTTCCGTTTTAGAAACCGCCAGACTTATTCACAAAATCACCGGATCAAAAAAAGAACTTAAGATAAAATTCGTTCCTATGAGCGAAGTGTTTGGTAAATACAAGGATATTCTCAGACGAGTTCCGGATCTGTCAAAAGCAAAAAGAATTCTTGGTTACGAGCCTTCTGTAAAACTGGAAGATGCTGTCAGATTAACAATTCAGGAAATCCAAAAAAGTAAATCCTGA
- the leuB gene encoding 3-isopropylmalate dehydrogenase, translating into MNKKIVILPGDGIGKEVTTEGKKVLQKIAEDFGHSFLFEDAIIGHDAIESTGQALPDKTLGQLKNCDAILFGAVGHPKYDNDPTLKVRPEQGLLKMRKELGLYANLRPIKLFDELLEASSIKPEILKGSDILFFRELTGDVYFGEKGRKDEGNTAYDIMIYQRYEVERIAHKAFQAARTRRKKVTSVDKANVLESSRLWRETVQEIGKQYPDITLEHQFVDSAAMKLIQSPRSFDVVLTGNLFGDILTDEASQIAGSMGMLASASIGDTVGLYEPIHGSAHDITGKGIANPLASILSVALLLDISFGMKEESEAVLKAVSETLKEGYRTVDIAHVTTAKNKILNTQSMGSQVLENLSLASISANR; encoded by the coding sequence ATGAATAAGAAAATAGTAATTCTTCCGGGAGATGGAATTGGTAAAGAGGTGACTACTGAAGGTAAGAAAGTGCTTCAGAAGATTGCTGAAGACTTTGGACATAGTTTTCTGTTTGAAGATGCAATCATCGGACATGATGCTATCGAGAGTACCGGACAAGCATTACCGGACAAAACATTAGGTCAGCTTAAAAACTGTGATGCAATTTTATTTGGAGCGGTAGGTCATCCTAAATATGATAATGATCCGACATTAAAAGTAAGGCCTGAGCAAGGATTGCTTAAAATGAGGAAAGAGCTTGGTCTTTATGCTAACCTAAGACCGATCAAACTTTTTGATGAATTGCTTGAAGCATCCAGTATCAAGCCTGAAATATTGAAAGGTTCTGATATTCTTTTCTTCCGCGAGCTTACTGGTGATGTTTACTTTGGAGAGAAGGGTAGAAAGGACGAGGGAAACACTGCTTACGACATCATGATCTATCAACGTTATGAAGTTGAAAGAATAGCCCATAAAGCATTTCAGGCAGCTCGTACACGGAGGAAAAAAGTGACCTCTGTTGATAAGGCAAATGTTCTTGAAAGTTCACGCTTGTGGAGAGAGACTGTTCAGGAAATCGGAAAGCAATATCCAGATATAACACTTGAGCATCAATTCGTGGATTCTGCGGCCATGAAACTTATTCAATCTCCACGAAGCTTTGATGTGGTGCTAACCGGAAATCTATTTGGTGATATTCTTACAGACGAAGCATCGCAAATAGCTGGTTCTATGGGAATGCTTGCATCTGCTTCTATCGGAGATACAGTAGGTCTATACGAACCGATTCACGGAAGTGCCCACGACATTACGGGCAAAGGAATTGCAAATCCTCTTGCATCGATTTTATCAGTGGCCCTGCTGTTAGATATTTCATTTGGAATGAAGGAAGAGTCAGAAGCAGTTCTGAAAGCAGTCTCTGAAACATTAAAAGAAGGTTATCGCACAGTAGACATAGCACACGTTACGACAGCGAAGAATAAAATACTAAACACGCAATCAATGGGAAGTCAGGTTCTTGAAAATTTATCATTGGCAAGTATTTCAGCCAATCGATAG
- a CDS encoding glycosyltransferase, giving the protein MIFFLIPVYNETANLKNLYGELTAWQSVQNIHYVFSDDGSKDRSKELITELFSGRLYTVLGDGINRGPGAAFNTGFQWILKNSKPEDIVVTLEADCTSDLKILNIMLGLQSMGYDLVLASVYAQGGGFEKTSFFRKFISAAANFMFRFLFDVKVLTLSSFYRVYSVSLLNRIQEKYNGIITEPGFVCMLEVLVRSIHCNAQVIEVPMQLHSSKRVGQSNMNVVKTTIQYFKYLLKGKSSQ; this is encoded by the coding sequence ATGATCTTCTTCCTGATCCCGGTTTATAATGAGACTGCCAACCTGAAGAATCTGTATGGAGAGCTTACCGCATGGCAAAGTGTGCAGAACATACATTATGTTTTTTCTGATGACGGATCAAAGGACAGATCAAAAGAACTAATAACAGAATTATTTAGTGGCAGGCTATACACTGTACTTGGAGATGGGATTAATCGCGGCCCGGGTGCAGCGTTTAATACTGGCTTTCAATGGATTCTAAAAAACTCAAAGCCAGAAGACATTGTTGTAACTCTTGAAGCAGACTGTACCTCTGACTTAAAAATTCTAAACATTATGCTCGGCCTGCAGTCAATGGGCTATGATCTTGTGCTGGCATCAGTATATGCACAGGGCGGCGGCTTTGAGAAAACATCATTCTTCAGGAAGTTTATCTCGGCAGCAGCTAACTTCATGTTTCGCTTTCTGTTTGATGTGAAAGTACTGACACTCAGTTCCTTTTATAGGGTCTACAGCGTTTCATTGCTGAATAGAATACAGGAAAAGTATAATGGAATTATTACAGAACCGGGTTTTGTATGCATGCTTGAAGTTCTGGTTCGTTCCATTCATTGCAACGCACAGGTCATTGAAGTCCCAATGCAGTTGCATTCTTCAAAACGCGTTGGCCAGTCGAACATGAACGTTGTGAAGACGACGATTCAGTACTTTAAATATTTACTGAAGGGGAAATCTTCCCAATAG